AGAAAAATAACCGTGGAGTACCACCTTGTGTGTTTCATTCATTGGTACTGTGCAACAGGTAGGTGGGGTTGAGAATTAATTGAGCACATAAAAATGAAAATGCAAATGTTAGCAGCAGGAATGCAACTTTTCGGAATTTAGCATCAGTTATAAGTCATACCATGTTAATTTTAGACTCAATTTTTGGGTTAAGGTTGTCAGCATCCTCTTCGTGTCGGGTCTATTTCATGAACTGGCCCCATCCTGCTGAATGACAGTTCCTATTTCTCAGTATTTGTATTGCTGAATTTGTTTTGGTGGTGAGCAGGAAAGAAGATACTACGCGTCTCTCCACATCCAACTTCACTGCATGAGGAAATGTTAGAGACAGACTCAAGATTTAGAGTGCGTTTAGTAcgatagaaaaatattttttttaattctttttatgtttgtttggcttaaatattttgaaatATATTTTCCTTCAATTGGTGTAAAATGTTTTCcctataaaaaaaaaatttttttccAACCTTCTCCGCCCTATTCACACTCCCCATTACCCcctccccccaccccacccctacCCCAACCTCGCCcaccctaaataaaaatattattaaaagtattttttttcgtATTGTAAATAGagttctttttctttatttcaacaaaatagtatctttttatgatgtagaaaaaagtattttctttcatttcaacaaactgAATATTTTTTGTTCATGatgtacaaaaaatattttcttttattcaacaaaatgagtaatttcttttcatgttgtagaaatgATACTTTCTTTTACAAcaaagaatattttctttttagttattgAGCTCAAATTTCAAAGTAGTTCTTGTATAAAAAAGTAAAGTAGCACATTAGTTCAtttgaatttgtgtgaattttaaaaagaataattaaattcttgagAAAATAGAGTCTCACAAGGGGAAGGGAGCCcgggagggggaggggggggggagtaCAGGAAACATGAGGATTTTGTGGAAGGTAGATTGATGAGAGTAgcataaaaatttatttttttaaaaatattttatactcgctaaccaaacactagaaaataatttttcgaattttttttcaCTCACCAACAAAACAatgaaaaataagtgataaaaccactcattttccaggaaaacattttccatgaAAAGCATTTTCCTTCGTACCGAACACACCCTTGCACTTTAAATCTTGTATATATACTTGTAAAGTTatgagttggaatctccctctTTTTGCTTAGATATGTTGGCAACTAGGGGTGTTGTTCGATTTGAGTcaatttttccctaaaaagaaaccaaaccaagtaagttgtgttttcaaatattagaaccaaaccaaaccaattaagtcggttttttatcGATTCGGTTCTTGTCGGTTTTTTCgattttttatcgttttttttcttaaatatgagacATACATTACCAAACGCATATTTCGAAGACtgcattttcaacgtaacactatcaaatcaattgctctttgagcaatctatcatttaccaagatatattgatgataattgaatcaaatagtgacgAATAATTTAAGCACTCAATTAAAAATTGATTATTTttaacataaaataaattattgtacttagcaaaagaaaactatcaattaaactagaatgtaaagacAAAGAATTAGATAATTATAATAGCAAAGAACTAGACTAAAAATACAAATGACTAATACGTACCATAAAACTTAGAAActtcatataaaaatatacatatatatagataAATTTAAATAACTACTTTTATAATCGGTTTGGTTCttgttttttttggttattttttgattaaaaccaaaaccaaaccaattttgatcggtttttaaaattcaaaaccaaaaccaaaaccaaaccaaacctaaAACGCATTGGTTTTTTTGGTCggattggttcgatttttcgAATTTTTATGAGCACCCCTATTGGCAACCACTTGTAATAGTAACAACGTACTTTTTTGCAATGCAGCGCAAATTGGTATTAGTGATCAACCCTATATTTGTAACACTGAATCAACAACAGACTTTGCTCCTTGTAATGTCACGTAATCTATAATATATGCTTCTTTTGTTGGCCAAAAAAAGTTATGAGTTTATATTtagtatttgttgtaatattagTCATTGTTACATCACATTACAAAGCTGAAATGAATCTGATACACTAATGATGGATTGCAGCCCTGGGAAATAGTATATTACAATTATAATAATATAAGCAATGTGGCTCGGAGGAATTATATTTCTGAATGACTTGTCTTACAACTCTTTTTGATAGAAATTGCAGCTGATGTTAGAACAAAAATTTCCAAGAATGGAGCAAATGAAGAATTTAATAGCTCTACTCATAGTCATAGAAATGAATGAAAGAAAGTCTTGAGACTGGACTCCCCATTCCACATTTCAGCTGCCATTTGCTGGTAAATAGTTTCAGTTAGATGATAGGAGTCCCAAAAGACATGCTTTTTTGGGCTTTTACAAACCTCAAACTGCTTTACTGGCCTCTTTCCTCCACAGCTGTATATTCCTCTAAATCTTCCCGTCCCACAACACGCCTTTTTCCCTTCCTTGAAACCTACATGAATATCAATTTGGATTAGTTCTTAATTAAACAACTTAATCAACAGTTTAACTGATTAAAATAAAACTGATTTTATCGGTTGGTTGTTTAGATAAAAGTGTTGAATATGATATTCAGCAGTGCTTATAAGATGATGATTGAAATGCCCTTGAAccgtttaaaaaataataatttgaaagCATCTTTATATGAAAAGACGAATGACGGAAATAGAATGTAGAGAGAGTTAGGAGTTCTGCTTTAGAAAAAGTACTTCAGGACTTCAAAAAATATTATAGGAATAACATAGAAAAAAACTAAGTCAAATCAAAAGTTTTTGTAACCTAAAATATCATCTGATTTTGActtatatatacattttttataTATAAGCCAAAAGAGGATTTGTAAGATGATCAGACGTAAAATTAATGCATACCATATCTGGAGGGATGATTCATCCTCAGTTTCAAACTACGGTTGAAGTCGTAAAGTGAGTAGGTGAATCCTTCTAATCGTTTGTGCATTCCTAAGAGAAGATTGTTAAGCTCGAGATTATGTAATTTCGCCAATTTTGAAGCTTCTTGTAAACACCCATTTTTGGTAGGAGGATTAAGCATTCTTAGGGCAGGTAAACATCCCAACTCACCCAAATTCAGAAACCCGAATTTTCTGCCTCCCTTCTTGTACATCTCCTGCGTGAATGATAAATATTAGTAATTGCTAATCTCGTAAAAATAATTACTCCACTACTTTCGTTGTTTCAATTTCCGTggcctatttcctttttagtctgtctcataaagaatgacccctttctataTTTGAAATAATTTATCTTTATGTAGTGATTTATAAGCATACAAAATATTTATACCTtatttacaccacaagttcaaaagtctatttttttcttcttaaaatccATGTCTGGTTAAATAGGCAGGTGAAATTAAATTGATAACAGAAAAGGGCCAAATATACCCCAATACTATCATAAAAGGTTTAAATGTAGCGATCGTTATACCTTGAGTCCAAATACACCCCTTCGTTatactattggttcaaatatactCTTCTTTTGTTAAGTTTTTCCAAAGTGGACATACAATCCAACGTGACACTGATATTTGACGAGGTTGAATCCGCGTGGCTTGCCACCTCATCAGATATCAGTACCATGCGGGATTGGATGTCCACCTTGAACAAACTTAACAGAAGAGGGATATATTTAAACCAATAGTATTACGGCAGAAGTATATTTGGACTCAAAGTATAACAAAGagtatatttaaatatttttctcGAAGTATATTTTGCCGAATTGATAATGTAAAAGATATTTAAATTGTCAATATAAAAGATAATGTAAGTGAAGTCATGGGTGCAGGTTGTATGCTTACTTGTACCACTGTAGTCAAGTTGCCAATGACCATTTGTACGTATTGGGAAGGAGAATAGGCAGATAGGACTGTGGAATTGGTCAAAAAGGGGCTTAAGTAGTCATTGGTCCCAATGCCAATCAAGTAAACAGCACTTCTCAATATTTTGTCCGATTTTGAATACCCCAACTTGTTTCTTAACGAAGTTTTGAGCTTCTTGAAGTTGTTCAACTGGGTCTTCAAATCAATCACCTGAAGAATGAAGAATCTGAGAATGCCGACATACAACAAAAAACAAAATACGACTGTAGCAGTAAGCATTCTTGGTGTGCAGGGACCAGAGATACAACTTTCCATGTCGTGTGGATGTGCCGAAAGTCCAAGATTGCAGTTTTTTCATTTTTGGGCCTGGCTTGTGGCATGTGGCCTGGCTGTAGGGGCAGCTTGACATATTTAGTGGCCTAAAAGCCAAATATTAATATGAGAccattttttatatttgttttttatcttaattcaatatttttttaaaggaaaaaaattaattcaaatagCCGCCACCTAAtatcttaaactaaaaataattgatgaatatatatatatatatatatatatatatatatatatatatatatatatatatatatatataaaattgtgTATAGTCAATGTCTAATCTATGTATATCAGCAATGGCGAAGTTGAGAATATTtccaagggtgttcaaacttaaaataagtacaaaatttttgacaaagggtgttcaatatatattatatatctctAAAACATAATCTTTTAGCTATATATGTAGTGTAATTTTTAGACGaagggt
This sequence is a window from Nicotiana sylvestris chromosome 3, ASM39365v2, whole genome shotgun sequence. Protein-coding genes within it:
- the LOC104246535 gene encoding GDSL esterase/lipase 5-like, whose translation is MANPMGAISSYFSSIIMMVVLYLGRMGATHHSLHISEPERGTAFFIFGDSYFDVGNNNYINTSTLDQANFWPYGQSYFKSPTGRFSDGRLISDFIAEHANVPVPPPFLQPGNKQDYSNGANFASAGAGSLVETFEGAVIDLKTQLNNFKKLKTSLRNKLGYSKSDKILRSAVYLIGIGTNDYLSPFLTNSTVLSAYSPSQYVQMVIGNLTTVVQEMYKKGGRKFGFLNLGELGCLPALRMLNPPTKNGCLQEASKLAKLHNLELNNLLLGMHKRLEGFTYSLYDFNRSLKLRMNHPSRYGFKEGKKACCGTGRFRGIYSCGGKRPVKQFEVCKSPKKHVFWDSYHLTETIYQQMAAEMWNGESSLKTFFHSFL